The DNA region TGTTATCGTTTACCATATTAATGGTGGTAATGTTTAAATTGTTCTTTTCGTAGGCAATCTTAATGAGTGCAGGTTGTGTAGAATGCGATACATTTCCATGTTTAAAAATGTTTTCAACCAATGTAAGCAAAATCAGTGGCGGGAAACGTACGCCAAATAACTGGCCAACAACCTCAAGTTCGAGGTTTATCGTATTGGCCGTTCGCAGCTTATGTAAGTTGATCAGGTGCTGTATCTGTTCAATTTCTTCACTTAAAGGCACCATATCCGATGCCTCGGGCCGCTTTAGGGCGTACCGCATCATTTCTGCCAGGTTCATTATCGCATCGGCGGCCATCGGCGCTTTTTTACGCGCATCGTTGTAAATAAAATTCAGGGTATTGAACAAAAAATGCGGGTTGATCTGGCTTCGCAGATAATTGTTTTGCGATTGAATTAGGTCATTCTCAAGCCGCTGATTCTGTATTTGTGTAACGAGAGACTGCCGCTCGAGCTCCTCCACTCTGCTTCTTTCTTCTAACGATATGATCAGGTAAACATAACCGGTAGAATATCCGATAATTGCTAGCGAGCGATATATGCCTGATAAAACTAGGTCTAGCCCTAAAGTTGGTGTCCCTTCAGGCAAAAAAAGTAAGTTGATCTTTTCGAATAGGATGAACAAGGCAATGCTATAAGCCACGTATGCGACGATAGCTGTAGCAATGAGAATAATGATTTTTAGAAACTTTAATTTGTTCTTATGTGTAAGGATTTTTTTAAGGATCCAGGCATAGCTATAGAACAAACTAATATTGGCAATATATACAATTGCGTACGCCCCAATCTGCCTAAACCGGCCACTGATAAAACCCAGTATGAATACTTCATAAACAATGAAAATAGTCCAGATTAAGAGGTGGAGCTTATACTTTTCGTATAAGGATTTGAATTTTAAAAGAGTCATTTTTTAGTATTATGTCAATTTAATTAGGGGTTTTACCGCCCAAAATGGTGGGTTTGTGTAAAAAAATGGTAGAGTTTATCATATCAGTGCACCTTTACATCAATCAATAACAACAAATCACAAATCAAAAATTTAATAATATGAAAACTCAAAACAACTCAAAGCTTACTAAAAAAACTGTCTTCGTTTACAAAAGCGTTAAAGCTGAAAACAACTTTGCTACACATCCGATCGGTGATATGAGCCAATCAATCGCTACCAGTATTTTGGCTTATTAATAACTTATAAAATCAAAAACATGAAAACTCAAAACAACTCGAAGCTTACCAAGAAAACTGTCTTCGTTTACAAAAGCGTAAAAGCTGAAAACAACTTTGCTACGCACCCGATCAGCGACATGAGCCAGTCAATTGCTACAAGTTTCATCATTTAATTATAACACTTAAATATATCATTATGAAAACTCAAAACAACTCAAAACTTACTAAGAAAACCGTATTCGTTTACAAAAGTGTGAAAGCTGAAAACAACTTTGCCACTCACCCAATCGGCGACATGAGTCAATCAATCGCTACAAGTATCTTAGCTTATTAATAACTCAAAAATCAAATAACATGAAAACTCAAAATAACTCCAAGCTTACCAAAAAAACTGTCTTCGTTTATAAAAGCGTCAAAGCTGAAAACAACTTTGCCACACATCCAATCGGCGACATGAGCCAGTCAATCGCTACCAGCATTTTAGCTTATTAATTTAAAAATCAATAACATGAAAACTCAAAATAACTCCAAGCTTACCAAAAAAACTGTCTTCGTTTATAAAAGTGTTAAAGCTGAAAACAACTTTGCCACACATCCAATCGGCGACATGAGCCAATCAATTGCTACCAGTATTCTGGCCTATTAATCATTTAAAAATTAAAGAACATGAAAACTCAGAATAATTCAAAGCTTATCAAAAAAACGGTATTCGTTTACAAAAGTGTGAAAGCGGACAACAACTTCGCCACGCACCCAATCGGCGATATGAGCCAATCAATTGCTACCAGTATCCTCGCCCATTAATTGTCGAGCTTTCATATTACCTCACAATAGCCAAAAGCTTATAAAAAGCTGTTTTCAATGCCAAAGATTTTGCCTTAAATGCTTATAACTCAATCTGCTTAAGATATGTTTATCAATTGCTAGTTTGTCATTAGTTAATAGTATCTTTAAGTTCAAATTAAAATCCCATGAAAACTCAAAATGGCTTACGACTCAGGAAAAAGACTGTTTTCGTTTACAAAAGCATTAAAGCTGCAAACAATTTTGCCACACACCCAATCGGCGATATGAGCCAATCAATTACTACGAGTTTTATACGTTTATAGTTAGCTCAAATACCGTTTTAAAAAACAGGGTTGATCTCAGGATTTTTAAGAACGGTTTCATATAACAAATATCGGGTCTTTAAACTAAATAGCATTTTGCGATACGCGAAAATGGCTATACATGTACCCATTGTGCCAGTGTATAACTATTACTGGTTTCTGTTAGATTTTAACAAGCTGCTTTGTACATACGCAAAAAAAGCGTCTTTGTACCCTTCGCCAATCTGAATCATTTCATTATTCACGAGGCGTATAATATTACCATCTACCTTTTTAATGGCCGACTTGGCCACAATATTTGATTTGTTTACGCGAATAAATGCGTTATTTTCTAATGCTTTTTCAATTTCCTTTAAGGTTAAGTAGGTGGTGTGCGTTTCAGATTTAGTAATGATCTGTATGTAATTTTGTAAAGCTTTTATGTAAAGTATTTCATCAATTGCGATGTTAGAAAACGCGTACTTATGGTCGCCTTTAATGTAAAGGGCCGCTACCTGTTCTACCTCTTTGGGCGAAGCTTTTGCAGTAGTAGACTCTTTCTTTAAAATCCGATCTATGCCCAGGGCAAACTTTGCAAATGATATTGGCTTAAGGAGATATTGATCTGATTGCACATCAAATGCCTGAAGTGCATAATCCGGATGTGCAGTGGTAAATATCAGATACTTAGTTTTCTCTCTGATCGTTTTTGCCAGTTCAATCCCGTTAATACCCGGCATATCAATATCCATAAATAATAAATCAATCTCATCATCAACACTGATCTCTCTGAGCGCCTGCACAGGGCTGGTAAAAGTTTTAAAAACCGTTAGGCCCTGCATTTCCGCAATATGGTCAGTTAACACCTCTATCGCATGCTGCTCGTCGTCTATAACAATGCATTTTAAGTTCATGATTATTGAATAAGTTTGTTTGAAGGATTGTAATGCAAGTTAAGTAAAAATTTGGTTCCCATCACATAGAAAAAATACTGGCTTGCCCGTTTCATCACACAAACTTAGTGGTTTCGTGTAAAAAACTGAGGAGTTGATGTAAAAAAATTACACATATTCATTCTTTTTTCAATCTTTAAACTGTTTGCCAAAAACAAATAATTAGAGGTAAGAAATTACTTGTAATTAAATATTAAACATCTGCCTACCCAAGCTTGTGTAGCCTGTAGATATGAAAATTAAAAGCAGGCCATACAATACTGGGTTTAGTAACTTAAAGATTTGAATTAAAAGACATAGTGCCTACTGAAAACTAAAATGAAAAACAACGGTTACGAGTATTTACTTAACAGCATTTATTACCGCGGTGGTATTACCAACCAGGGAATGAATGACCTTTTGTATCAGGAAATGCAGAATGAGTATGGCAACCTCAACCACCAGCAAGCAGGGGCGAACCTGAACGGTGGATATGCATTTAAAAAGTCGTTCTTAGTAGTTAGAAACTATGTTCAGCAGGCGATTAAACATGGAATGAAGAACCTCCGATTGAAAATGGAAGTTGCCGACATTACCAAGTTAACTTATATCGTTGCCATGTTGAATAGAGAATTTTTTGATAAAAAGAGCCTCGATTCAATCATCGCTTCAGCGAACGCAGTGTTCAGTCAATACAATTTAAAAAATTAATCCTATTGAAATATAACAAAATGGAACTTAAAGACGAAATTGGGCAATTTGCCGTAAGAATCAAAAAAATGCTTCCGCAGGTTCAGTCGGAAGATTTGACCAGGAATGCGCTGGTAATGCCTTTCATCCAGATTTTAGGCTTCGATCCTTCAGAGGTTCAATCTGAGGCTGTAGTGGATTTTGGCGTTAAGAAAAGTAAAAAAGTTGACTATACTATTATGAAAGATGGCGAACCTACTATTTTGGTAGAGTGTAAACATCACAATGATAGCCTCGATATTCATGATTCTCGTTTGTCGAAATATTTCCGTAAAACCAAAGCAAAATATGGTTTATTAACCAACGGTTTGGTTTATCGTTTCTATACCGAGAAAATGGTAAGATCTAAAAAGAATCAAGAACCATTATTTGAGTTCAAAATAACTGATACAAAAGCAGCTACAATTGCAAAAATGATCGAAGAACATAAAGATTACTTCAATGTTGATCATAAACAAGCAAAATTAGCTAGCTAAAAAGACTTTAATTTTAATCTAAGAGTTCCCGAAAATTCTGACTAAAAACCCTGATCTTGATCGGGTTTTTTTTTGCCCGAAATTTTCAAATATCAGTCAACGGATGGTTACCTGCAAGCTGCTTTTATTCATCTGATGAGTTTGAAAGACAGCCAAAAAAAAAGGGAGAAAGTTTTTAAGCTTTCTCCCTTTGTAGTGTTTATTCACTTCGGTGGATTGTTATTTTAGCATAACTTAACTACATTGGTCGGCACTTTTGCATGCTGAGCTCGATTTAGAAGTGATTTTGTAGCTTTGCGTTCATGCTAAATAGATCCTGAAATAAATTCAGGACGACGACCGCTCTTATTCAATAGCCGATAAAACCCCGAACAAAAATAGCTGATCGGAACAGGGGCTACTGTATTAAATCAGCTCAACACTTCTGCTTACAAATGCCGTTAAATCTGCTCCGGTTAACATTCCTTGCGCTAATAAAGCCAAATCAACCGCTTGCTTAGCGAGGTTGGTTTGCTCTTCGCCCTCGGCCTTTAATATTTTGCTAACCAATTTGTGGTTACCGTTAATAGCTACTTTATAATTGTCTGGCATCTGGCCATAAAAGCCCATTCCGCCGCCCATTGCTGCCATATCTTTCATCCGGCGCATAAACTCATCCATGGTAATGGTAACGGGTAGCTCATCGGGGTTTAAGGCCACCACTTCCACTTGCATACCTGGCTTGGTAATTGCCTTTTCGAAAATGCTAGTTACCTCTTTTACCTGGTCTTCGCTCAACACATGCTCATTAACCTCATCTTTTTCTATGAGTTTATCAGCAACGCTCGAATCGACACGTTTGATTGAGGTTTTTTCTAACTTCTGCTCCAGCTGGTTAATGAAATGGTTGTCGATTGGCGAATCTAAAACTAAAACATCGTAGTCCTTTTTGTTCGCCGATTGAATGAAGGCATCCTGTTTCGAGGCATCGTTCGAGTACAGATAAACTACGTTTCCATTTTTATCTGTTTGCAAAGGCGCAACTTTGTCTTTATATTCTGTTAAAGTAAAAAGTTCGTTTTTAGTATTGCCAACTAAGGCGAAGTCTTTAGCTTTATCGTAAAACTTGTCTTCGCTGATCATGCCGTATTTTACAAACAAACCAATATCTTTCCATTTTTCTTCGAACGATTTACGGTCTTTGTTAAACAGTTCAGCCAGTTTATCGGCAACCTTTTTAGTAATGTAGTTGTTGATTTTTTTCACATTGCTATCGGCCTGTAAGAAACTGCGTGATACGTTTAACGGAATATCCGGCGAATCGATTACACCGTGTAGCAACATTAAAAACTCAGGTACGATGTCTTTAACCTCGTCGGTAATAAATACCTGACGAGAAAATAGCTTGATTTTGTTGCGTTGCATTTCGAAGTCGTTTTTCAACTTAGGGAAATACAATACGCCCGTTAAATTAAAGGGATAATCAACATTTAAATGAATCCAGAATAAAGGCTCTTCACTAAATGGATATAACTCGCGGTAGAAACTTAAGTAATCCTCGTCTGACAAATCTGCAGGCGCTTTCGTCCAGATCGGGTTTGTAGTGTTGATGATGTTATCTACTTCAACATCTTTGAATTGTTTTTTACCTTCGGCGTCTTCACCATCTTCAACCGATTCTTTTTTAGTGCCAAACTTAATTGGAACGGGCAAAAATTTAGCATATTTATCTAAAATACCCTGCAGTTTCGACTCTTCTAAAAACTCCTCAGAATCTTTGTTAACGTGAAGGATAATATCGGTACCACGGGTTTCTCTGGTGCCTTCGGTAATCTCGAATTCCGTGCTGCCATCGCACACCCAGCGTGCTGGTTCGGCACCATCCTGGTAGGATAAGGTTTGAATTTCGACTAAATCTGCAACCATAAATGCAGAATAGAAGCCTAAACCGAATTTACCAATAATTTCATTGGCATCTTTAGCATCTTTAAACTTTTCTACAAACTCACTTGCACCGGAGAACGCAACCTGGTTGATGTATTTTTTTATTTCTTCGGCCGTCATACCCAAGCCGTTATCGCTAATGGTAATGGTTTTAGCTTCTTTGTTAACCGAAACTTGTACCAATGGTTGACCCACTTCGCCATTAAACTGACCCAAAGAACCCAGCCTTTTAATTTTTTGAACTGCATCTACTGCGTTAGAAACTAACTCACGAAGAAAAATCTCGTTATCGGAGTATAAAAATTTCTTAATAATCGGGAAAATGTTCTCGGTATGTATCGAAATGTTTCCTTTTTCTTGTATGCTCATATATAAAGTTATTGTTTAATCTAGCAAGTGCATATCAAGGCTTGTTCCAAAGCGTTTTCTTTGCCAAATTGACAGGGTGGTTTGAGGTTTGATGTGTTTTGCGTCCGATAGTTTTATTGTTGGGTTTTAGTGTGGGTTGCGGTTTGCAACATCGACCTGGCCAATGCTGGATTTGAAATCCAGCGCTACGGCTTGAAAGCCAAAAAAGTCTAATTTTTAAAACTTGACCTCTTTATATGGAGTTTGCGCATCGACATCTGATAGCTATTGATTGAAAGAACAGCTGGTCCTGATTTCTGCTATGGTGTGTAGATACATCTCAAGGACATTGTTTTACGACCTGGATAATCGGAATGATGACCAAATTTTATGGCGTTGTACAAGAACGGCCGTCATCCTCAGAGATTAGTTTTAAAAAAAAACAAAGGAGTGCAGATGACGGTTTTCAATGCTGTTATTCTGAGTACAGCGAAGACCGCGAAGTAGCTACGAAGTAAATCGCCAAGCGATGAGAAACAAAACGCCAATAATGCACCTGACTAGCGGAAAACCGGTTTC from Pedobacter endophyticus includes:
- a CDS encoding sensor histidine kinase; translated protein: MTLLKFKSLYEKYKLHLLIWTIFIVYEVFILGFISGRFRQIGAYAIVYIANISLFYSYAWILKKILTHKNKLKFLKIIILIATAIVAYVAYSIALFILFEKINLLFLPEGTPTLGLDLVLSGIYRSLAIIGYSTGYVYLIISLEERSRVEELERQSLVTQIQNQRLENDLIQSQNNYLRSQINPHFLFNTLNFIYNDARKKAPMAADAIMNLAEMMRYALKRPEASDMVPLSEEIEQIQHLINLHKLRTANTINLELEVVGQLFGVRFPPLILLTLVENIFKHGNVSHSTQPALIKIAYEKNNLNITTINMVNDNKGKHTESHHVGIDNINKRLANFYGEEYIFRYYRDPLNRYITEIDVDIPSPLAKLGA
- a CDS encoding LytR/AlgR family response regulator transcription factor; its protein translation is MNLKCIVIDDEQHAIEVLTDHIAEMQGLTVFKTFTSPVQALREISVDDEIDLLFMDIDMPGINGIELAKTIREKTKYLIFTTAHPDYALQAFDVQSDQYLLKPISFAKFALGIDRILKKESTTAKASPKEVEQVAALYIKGDHKYAFSNIAIDEILYIKALQNYIQIITKSETHTTYLTLKEIEKALENNAFIRVNKSNIVAKSAIKKVDGNIIRLVNNEMIQIGEGYKDAFFAYVQSSLLKSNRNQ
- a CDS encoding type I restriction enzyme HsdR N-terminal domain-containing protein, yielding MKYNKMELKDEIGQFAVRIKKMLPQVQSEDLTRNALVMPFIQILGFDPSEVQSEAVVDFGVKKSKKVDYTIMKDGEPTILVECKHHNDSLDIHDSRLSKYFRKTKAKYGLLTNGLVYRFYTEKMVRSKKNQEPLFEFKITDTKAATIAKMIEEHKDYFNVDHKQAKLAS
- the htpG gene encoding molecular chaperone HtpG, coding for MSIQEKGNISIHTENIFPIIKKFLYSDNEIFLRELVSNAVDAVQKIKRLGSLGQFNGEVGQPLVQVSVNKEAKTITISDNGLGMTAEEIKKYINQVAFSGASEFVEKFKDAKDANEIIGKFGLGFYSAFMVADLVEIQTLSYQDGAEPARWVCDGSTEFEITEGTRETRGTDIILHVNKDSEEFLEESKLQGILDKYAKFLPVPIKFGTKKESVEDGEDAEGKKQFKDVEVDNIINTTNPIWTKAPADLSDEDYLSFYRELYPFSEEPLFWIHLNVDYPFNLTGVLYFPKLKNDFEMQRNKIKLFSRQVFITDEVKDIVPEFLMLLHGVIDSPDIPLNVSRSFLQADSNVKKINNYITKKVADKLAELFNKDRKSFEEKWKDIGLFVKYGMISEDKFYDKAKDFALVGNTKNELFTLTEYKDKVAPLQTDKNGNVVYLYSNDASKQDAFIQSANKKDYDVLVLDSPIDNHFINQLEQKLEKTSIKRVDSSVADKLIEKDEVNEHVLSEDQVKEVTSIFEKAITKPGMQVEVVALNPDELPVTITMDEFMRRMKDMAAMGGGMGFYGQMPDNYKVAINGNHKLVSKILKAEGEEQTNLAKQAVDLALLAQGMLTGADLTAFVSRSVELI